In one Drosophila pseudoobscura strain MV-25-SWS-2005 chromosome X, UCI_Dpse_MV25, whole genome shotgun sequence genomic region, the following are encoded:
- the LOC4814988 gene encoding glycine-rich cell wall structural protein, protein MSETRLNLKRYISGSIVFYLALAGLLVAVNGQSGTWNNGNGGVGAWSNAQTGGGMHPPGSLSSQDPQYSYGYAGVDSRGTYGGAGGNGGYYVSGTDEHGRPFSYNGQGQPGQPGYNMGGRLDPGYPGSYGYRGGAATITHGRGVISLGVAVTLALGAALLGRRS, encoded by the exons ATGTCTGAAACGCGTCTCAATCTGAAGCGGTACATAAGCGGTAGCATTGTGTTCTATCTGGCGCTGGCCGGGCTCCTCGTAGCGG TGAATGGTCAGTCGGGAACATGGAACAATGGAAATGGCGGTGTTGGCGCCTGGTCGAATGCCCAAACGGGCGGAGGCATGCATCCGCCGGGGAGCCTGAGCAGCCAGGACCCGCAGTATAGCTACGGCTATGCGGGCGTCGACTCCCGTGGCACTTATGGCGGAGCGGGTGGCAACGGTGGCTACTATGTGAGCGGCACGGATGAGCATGGACGGCCCTTCTCCTACAACGGACAGGGACAGCCCGGACAGCCGGGCTACAATATGGGAGGCCGACTCGATCCGGGATATCCCGGCAGCTATGGCTATCGGGGCGGAGCAGCAACGATCACCCATGGCCGTGGTGTCATCTCGCTGGGCGTGGCCGTGACCCTGGCCCTTGGCGCGGCACTGCTGGGCAGGAGATCTTGA
- the Nep3 gene encoding neprilysin-3 isoform X2 has product MSAKMTRYKQTEFTEDDSSSIGGIQLNEGTGHTGMQIRYHTARATWNWRSRSKTEKWLLITTFAMTMTIFTLLIVLFADSNSDKTKHILHVQPHKKDCPSGSEVPCLNKHCIFASSEILKSIDVTVDPCDDFYGYACNQWIKNNPIPEGKSTWGTFGKLEQMNQLIIRNVLEKPAATFKSEAEKKAKVYYESCLDADEHMEKLGSKPMNDLLLKIGGWNVTQSGYNVSNWTMGNTLKILHNKYNFNCLFGWAIGEDDKNSSRHVIQIDQGGLTLPTADYYNNKTDNHRKVLNEYIEYMTKVCVLLGANETDARAQMLGIINFEKKLANITIPLEDRRNEEAMYHPMKLRKLAKLAPFLNWTDHFDNALQMVNRRVTDDEVVVVYAPEFLKNLSDIIMKMQQTDEGKITLNNYLIWQAVRTLTSCLSKPFRDAYKGVRKALMGSDGGEEIWRYCVSDTNNVVGFAVGAIFVRQAFHGESKPAAEQMIVEIREAFKHNMQNLTWVDKQTRERAIEKADQISDMIGFPDYILDPADLDRKYADLNITANAYFDNNLQVAIYNLRSNLKRLDQPVNKTNWGMTPQTVNAYYTPTKNQIVFPAGILQTPFFDINNPKSLNFGAMGVVMGHELTHAFDDQGREYDKFGNINRWWDAKSIERFTEKSECIARQYSGYKINGRNLNGKQTLGENIADNGGLKAAYHAYQRTKSEKEADILKLPGLNLTHSQLFFVSFAQVWCSSTTEETNLLQVEKDPHSPSQFRVIGTLSNMKEFAEVFQCKPGKRMNPTSKCEVW; this is encoded by the exons ATGAGCGCTAAG ATGACACGCTACAAACAGACAGAATTTACAGAAGATGATTCAAGTTCAATTGGCGGAATTCAACTGAACGAAGGCACAGGCCACACTGGCATGCAAATACGCTATCATACAGCGCGG GCTACTTGGAACTGGCGCTCAAGGAGTAAGACCGAAAAATGGCTGCTAATCACGACGTttgcgatgacgatgacaatCTTCACGCTGCTGATCGTGCTGTTTGcggacagcaacagcgacaaaACGAAGCACATTCTACACGTGCAGCCGCACAAGAAAG ATTGCCCATCAGGGAGCGAGGTGCCGTGCCTGAACAAGCACTGCATATTTGCGTCGAGCGAGATCCTGAAGTCAATCGATGTAACAGTAGATCCATGCGACGACTTTTACGGATATGCATG CAACCAATGGATCAAGAACAACCCCATTCCAGAGGGTAAGTCGACATGGGGCACATTCGGTAAGCTGGAGCAAATGAATCAGTTGATCATCCGCAATGTGCTCGAGAAACCCGCCGCGACCTTCAAATCGGAGGCCGAGAAGAAGGCCAAAGTGTACTATGAGTCCTGCCTGGATGCCGATGAGCACATGGAGAAGCTGGGCTCCAAGCCCATGAACGATCTCCTCCTTAAGATCGGTGGCTGGAACGTAACCCAGAGTGGCTACAATGTGTCCAACTGGACCATGGGAAACACCCTCAAAATACTGCATAACAA ATACAACTTCAATTGCTTGTTTGGCTGGGCGATCGGGGAGGATGACAAGAACTCCTCGCGTCACGTCATCCAGATCGATCAGGGCGGCCTGACCCTGCCCACAGCCGATTACTACAACAACAAGACGGACAACCATCGGAAGGTTCTGAATGAGTATATCGAGTACATGACCAAGGTGTGCGTTCTTCTGGGGGCCAACGAGACCGATGCTCGCGCCCAGATGCTGGGCATCATTAACTTTGAGAAGAAGCTGGCGAATATCACCATACCGCTGGAGGATCGCCGCAACGAGGAGGCTATGTACCATCCGATGAAGCTACGGAAGCTGGCCAAGCTGGCCCCCTTCCTCAACTGGACGGATCATTTTGACAATGCCCTGCAGATGGTCAATCGACGGGTCACCGACGACGAGGTCGTCGTTGTCTATGCCCCCGAGTTCCTCAAGAATCTCTCCGATATTATCATGAAAATGCAGCAGACCGATGAGGGAAAGAT CACCTTGAACAACTATCTCATCTGGCAGGCGGTCCGCACCCTGACCAGCTGCCTCTCGAAGCCGTTTAGGGATGCCTACAAGGGGGTGCGCAAGGCACTGATGGGATCCGACGGTGGGGAGGAGATCTGGCGCTACTGCGTCTCCGACACCAACAACGTGGTCGGCTTTGCTGTGGGTGCGATCTTCGTGCGTCAGGCCTTTCATGGGGAGTCGAAGCCGGCTGCCGAGCAGATGATTGTCGAGATACGGGAGGCCTTCAAGCACAATATGCAGAACCTCACATGGGTGGATAAGCAGACCCGCGAGCGGGCCATCGAGAAGGCCGATCAGATCTCCGACATGATCGGCTTCCCCGACTACATCCTCGATCCGGCCGATCTGGACAGAAAGTACGCCGACTTGAACATAACTGCGAATGCATACTTCGATAACAACCTCCAGGTGGCCATCTACAACCTGAGGAGCAACCTGAAGCGCCTCGACCAGCCCGTGAACAAGACCAACTGGGGCATGACCCCGCAGACGGTGAACGCCTACTATACGCCCACCAAGAACCAGATCGTATTCCCCGCCGGTATCCTCCAGACGCCCTTCTTCGACATCAACAACCCCAAGAGCCTGAACTTTGGGGCCATGGGCGTGGTCATGGGCCACGAGCTGACACACGCCTTCGACGACCAGGGCCGAGAGTATGATAAGTTTGGTAACATCAATCGCTGGTGGGACGCCAAGAGCATTGAGCGCTTCACCGAGAAGTCCGAGTGCATTGCCCGCCAGTACAGTGGCTACAAGATAAACGGACGCAACCTGAATGGCAAACAGACGCTTG GCGAAAACATTGCCGATAACGGTGGCCTCAAGGCAGCCTACCACGCCTACCAGCGGACTAAGAGCGAAAAGGAGGCGGACATCCTTAAACTACCCGGTCTAAATCTGACGCATTCGCAACTCTTCTTCGTGTCCTTTGCCCAG GTCTGGTGCTCGAGCACTACAGAGGAGACGAATCTGTTGCAGGTGGAGAAGGATCCGCACTCGCCGTCACAGTTCCGGGTGATCGGGACCCTATCGAACATGAAGGAGTTCGCCGAGGTCTTCCAGTGCAAGCCCGGCAAGCGCatgaatccgaccagcaagtGCGAAGTGTGGTAA
- the Nep3 gene encoding neprilysin-3 isoform X1, translated as MWLTDCRTMTRYKQTEFTEDDSSSIGGIQLNEGTGHTGMQIRYHTARATWNWRSRSKTEKWLLITTFAMTMTIFTLLIVLFADSNSDKTKHILHVQPHKKDCPSGSEVPCLNKHCIFASSEILKSIDVTVDPCDDFYGYACNQWIKNNPIPEGKSTWGTFGKLEQMNQLIIRNVLEKPAATFKSEAEKKAKVYYESCLDADEHMEKLGSKPMNDLLLKIGGWNVTQSGYNVSNWTMGNTLKILHNKYNFNCLFGWAIGEDDKNSSRHVIQIDQGGLTLPTADYYNNKTDNHRKVLNEYIEYMTKVCVLLGANETDARAQMLGIINFEKKLANITIPLEDRRNEEAMYHPMKLRKLAKLAPFLNWTDHFDNALQMVNRRVTDDEVVVVYAPEFLKNLSDIIMKMQQTDEGKITLNNYLIWQAVRTLTSCLSKPFRDAYKGVRKALMGSDGGEEIWRYCVSDTNNVVGFAVGAIFVRQAFHGESKPAAEQMIVEIREAFKHNMQNLTWVDKQTRERAIEKADQISDMIGFPDYILDPADLDRKYADLNITANAYFDNNLQVAIYNLRSNLKRLDQPVNKTNWGMTPQTVNAYYTPTKNQIVFPAGILQTPFFDINNPKSLNFGAMGVVMGHELTHAFDDQGREYDKFGNINRWWDAKSIERFTEKSECIARQYSGYKINGRNLNGKQTLGENIADNGGLKAAYHAYQRTKSEKEADILKLPGLNLTHSQLFFVSFAQVWCSSTTEETNLLQVEKDPHSPSQFRVIGTLSNMKEFAEVFQCKPGKRMNPTSKCEVW; from the exons ATGTGGCTAACCGATTGCCGAACG ATGACACGCTACAAACAGACAGAATTTACAGAAGATGATTCAAGTTCAATTGGCGGAATTCAACTGAACGAAGGCACAGGCCACACTGGCATGCAAATACGCTATCATACAGCGCGG GCTACTTGGAACTGGCGCTCAAGGAGTAAGACCGAAAAATGGCTGCTAATCACGACGTttgcgatgacgatgacaatCTTCACGCTGCTGATCGTGCTGTTTGcggacagcaacagcgacaaaACGAAGCACATTCTACACGTGCAGCCGCACAAGAAAG ATTGCCCATCAGGGAGCGAGGTGCCGTGCCTGAACAAGCACTGCATATTTGCGTCGAGCGAGATCCTGAAGTCAATCGATGTAACAGTAGATCCATGCGACGACTTTTACGGATATGCATG CAACCAATGGATCAAGAACAACCCCATTCCAGAGGGTAAGTCGACATGGGGCACATTCGGTAAGCTGGAGCAAATGAATCAGTTGATCATCCGCAATGTGCTCGAGAAACCCGCCGCGACCTTCAAATCGGAGGCCGAGAAGAAGGCCAAAGTGTACTATGAGTCCTGCCTGGATGCCGATGAGCACATGGAGAAGCTGGGCTCCAAGCCCATGAACGATCTCCTCCTTAAGATCGGTGGCTGGAACGTAACCCAGAGTGGCTACAATGTGTCCAACTGGACCATGGGAAACACCCTCAAAATACTGCATAACAA ATACAACTTCAATTGCTTGTTTGGCTGGGCGATCGGGGAGGATGACAAGAACTCCTCGCGTCACGTCATCCAGATCGATCAGGGCGGCCTGACCCTGCCCACAGCCGATTACTACAACAACAAGACGGACAACCATCGGAAGGTTCTGAATGAGTATATCGAGTACATGACCAAGGTGTGCGTTCTTCTGGGGGCCAACGAGACCGATGCTCGCGCCCAGATGCTGGGCATCATTAACTTTGAGAAGAAGCTGGCGAATATCACCATACCGCTGGAGGATCGCCGCAACGAGGAGGCTATGTACCATCCGATGAAGCTACGGAAGCTGGCCAAGCTGGCCCCCTTCCTCAACTGGACGGATCATTTTGACAATGCCCTGCAGATGGTCAATCGACGGGTCACCGACGACGAGGTCGTCGTTGTCTATGCCCCCGAGTTCCTCAAGAATCTCTCCGATATTATCATGAAAATGCAGCAGACCGATGAGGGAAAGAT CACCTTGAACAACTATCTCATCTGGCAGGCGGTCCGCACCCTGACCAGCTGCCTCTCGAAGCCGTTTAGGGATGCCTACAAGGGGGTGCGCAAGGCACTGATGGGATCCGACGGTGGGGAGGAGATCTGGCGCTACTGCGTCTCCGACACCAACAACGTGGTCGGCTTTGCTGTGGGTGCGATCTTCGTGCGTCAGGCCTTTCATGGGGAGTCGAAGCCGGCTGCCGAGCAGATGATTGTCGAGATACGGGAGGCCTTCAAGCACAATATGCAGAACCTCACATGGGTGGATAAGCAGACCCGCGAGCGGGCCATCGAGAAGGCCGATCAGATCTCCGACATGATCGGCTTCCCCGACTACATCCTCGATCCGGCCGATCTGGACAGAAAGTACGCCGACTTGAACATAACTGCGAATGCATACTTCGATAACAACCTCCAGGTGGCCATCTACAACCTGAGGAGCAACCTGAAGCGCCTCGACCAGCCCGTGAACAAGACCAACTGGGGCATGACCCCGCAGACGGTGAACGCCTACTATACGCCCACCAAGAACCAGATCGTATTCCCCGCCGGTATCCTCCAGACGCCCTTCTTCGACATCAACAACCCCAAGAGCCTGAACTTTGGGGCCATGGGCGTGGTCATGGGCCACGAGCTGACACACGCCTTCGACGACCAGGGCCGAGAGTATGATAAGTTTGGTAACATCAATCGCTGGTGGGACGCCAAGAGCATTGAGCGCTTCACCGAGAAGTCCGAGTGCATTGCCCGCCAGTACAGTGGCTACAAGATAAACGGACGCAACCTGAATGGCAAACAGACGCTTG GCGAAAACATTGCCGATAACGGTGGCCTCAAGGCAGCCTACCACGCCTACCAGCGGACTAAGAGCGAAAAGGAGGCGGACATCCTTAAACTACCCGGTCTAAATCTGACGCATTCGCAACTCTTCTTCGTGTCCTTTGCCCAG GTCTGGTGCTCGAGCACTACAGAGGAGACGAATCTGTTGCAGGTGGAGAAGGATCCGCACTCGCCGTCACAGTTCCGGGTGATCGGGACCCTATCGAACATGAAGGAGTTCGCCGAGGTCTTCCAGTGCAAGCCCGGCAAGCGCatgaatccgaccagcaagtGCGAAGTGTGGTAA
- the Nep3 gene encoding neprilysin-3 isoform X3 translates to MTRYKQTEFTEDDSSSIGGIQLNEGTGHTGMQIRYHTARATWNWRSRSKTEKWLLITTFAMTMTIFTLLIVLFADSNSDKTKHILHVQPHKKDCPSGSEVPCLNKHCIFASSEILKSIDVTVDPCDDFYGYACNQWIKNNPIPEGKSTWGTFGKLEQMNQLIIRNVLEKPAATFKSEAEKKAKVYYESCLDADEHMEKLGSKPMNDLLLKIGGWNVTQSGYNVSNWTMGNTLKILHNKYNFNCLFGWAIGEDDKNSSRHVIQIDQGGLTLPTADYYNNKTDNHRKVLNEYIEYMTKVCVLLGANETDARAQMLGIINFEKKLANITIPLEDRRNEEAMYHPMKLRKLAKLAPFLNWTDHFDNALQMVNRRVTDDEVVVVYAPEFLKNLSDIIMKMQQTDEGKITLNNYLIWQAVRTLTSCLSKPFRDAYKGVRKALMGSDGGEEIWRYCVSDTNNVVGFAVGAIFVRQAFHGESKPAAEQMIVEIREAFKHNMQNLTWVDKQTRERAIEKADQISDMIGFPDYILDPADLDRKYADLNITANAYFDNNLQVAIYNLRSNLKRLDQPVNKTNWGMTPQTVNAYYTPTKNQIVFPAGILQTPFFDINNPKSLNFGAMGVVMGHELTHAFDDQGREYDKFGNINRWWDAKSIERFTEKSECIARQYSGYKINGRNLNGKQTLGENIADNGGLKAAYHAYQRTKSEKEADILKLPGLNLTHSQLFFVSFAQVWCSSTTEETNLLQVEKDPHSPSQFRVIGTLSNMKEFAEVFQCKPGKRMNPTSKCEVW, encoded by the exons ATGACACGCTACAAACAGACAGAATTTACAGAAGATGATTCAAGTTCAATTGGCGGAATTCAACTGAACGAAGGCACAGGCCACACTGGCATGCAAATACGCTATCATACAGCGCGG GCTACTTGGAACTGGCGCTCAAGGAGTAAGACCGAAAAATGGCTGCTAATCACGACGTttgcgatgacgatgacaatCTTCACGCTGCTGATCGTGCTGTTTGcggacagcaacagcgacaaaACGAAGCACATTCTACACGTGCAGCCGCACAAGAAAG ATTGCCCATCAGGGAGCGAGGTGCCGTGCCTGAACAAGCACTGCATATTTGCGTCGAGCGAGATCCTGAAGTCAATCGATGTAACAGTAGATCCATGCGACGACTTTTACGGATATGCATG CAACCAATGGATCAAGAACAACCCCATTCCAGAGGGTAAGTCGACATGGGGCACATTCGGTAAGCTGGAGCAAATGAATCAGTTGATCATCCGCAATGTGCTCGAGAAACCCGCCGCGACCTTCAAATCGGAGGCCGAGAAGAAGGCCAAAGTGTACTATGAGTCCTGCCTGGATGCCGATGAGCACATGGAGAAGCTGGGCTCCAAGCCCATGAACGATCTCCTCCTTAAGATCGGTGGCTGGAACGTAACCCAGAGTGGCTACAATGTGTCCAACTGGACCATGGGAAACACCCTCAAAATACTGCATAACAA ATACAACTTCAATTGCTTGTTTGGCTGGGCGATCGGGGAGGATGACAAGAACTCCTCGCGTCACGTCATCCAGATCGATCAGGGCGGCCTGACCCTGCCCACAGCCGATTACTACAACAACAAGACGGACAACCATCGGAAGGTTCTGAATGAGTATATCGAGTACATGACCAAGGTGTGCGTTCTTCTGGGGGCCAACGAGACCGATGCTCGCGCCCAGATGCTGGGCATCATTAACTTTGAGAAGAAGCTGGCGAATATCACCATACCGCTGGAGGATCGCCGCAACGAGGAGGCTATGTACCATCCGATGAAGCTACGGAAGCTGGCCAAGCTGGCCCCCTTCCTCAACTGGACGGATCATTTTGACAATGCCCTGCAGATGGTCAATCGACGGGTCACCGACGACGAGGTCGTCGTTGTCTATGCCCCCGAGTTCCTCAAGAATCTCTCCGATATTATCATGAAAATGCAGCAGACCGATGAGGGAAAGAT CACCTTGAACAACTATCTCATCTGGCAGGCGGTCCGCACCCTGACCAGCTGCCTCTCGAAGCCGTTTAGGGATGCCTACAAGGGGGTGCGCAAGGCACTGATGGGATCCGACGGTGGGGAGGAGATCTGGCGCTACTGCGTCTCCGACACCAACAACGTGGTCGGCTTTGCTGTGGGTGCGATCTTCGTGCGTCAGGCCTTTCATGGGGAGTCGAAGCCGGCTGCCGAGCAGATGATTGTCGAGATACGGGAGGCCTTCAAGCACAATATGCAGAACCTCACATGGGTGGATAAGCAGACCCGCGAGCGGGCCATCGAGAAGGCCGATCAGATCTCCGACATGATCGGCTTCCCCGACTACATCCTCGATCCGGCCGATCTGGACAGAAAGTACGCCGACTTGAACATAACTGCGAATGCATACTTCGATAACAACCTCCAGGTGGCCATCTACAACCTGAGGAGCAACCTGAAGCGCCTCGACCAGCCCGTGAACAAGACCAACTGGGGCATGACCCCGCAGACGGTGAACGCCTACTATACGCCCACCAAGAACCAGATCGTATTCCCCGCCGGTATCCTCCAGACGCCCTTCTTCGACATCAACAACCCCAAGAGCCTGAACTTTGGGGCCATGGGCGTGGTCATGGGCCACGAGCTGACACACGCCTTCGACGACCAGGGCCGAGAGTATGATAAGTTTGGTAACATCAATCGCTGGTGGGACGCCAAGAGCATTGAGCGCTTCACCGAGAAGTCCGAGTGCATTGCCCGCCAGTACAGTGGCTACAAGATAAACGGACGCAACCTGAATGGCAAACAGACGCTTG GCGAAAACATTGCCGATAACGGTGGCCTCAAGGCAGCCTACCACGCCTACCAGCGGACTAAGAGCGAAAAGGAGGCGGACATCCTTAAACTACCCGGTCTAAATCTGACGCATTCGCAACTCTTCTTCGTGTCCTTTGCCCAG GTCTGGTGCTCGAGCACTACAGAGGAGACGAATCTGTTGCAGGTGGAGAAGGATCCGCACTCGCCGTCACAGTTCCGGGTGATCGGGACCCTATCGAACATGAAGGAGTTCGCCGAGGTCTTCCAGTGCAAGCCCGGCAAGCGCatgaatccgaccagcaagtGCGAAGTGTGGTAA